From one Suicoccus acidiformans genomic stretch:
- a CDS encoding FAD-dependent oxidoreductase, translating into MKIIVVGTSHAGYEAVQTILKDAPETEIHLYERGKTASFLSCGIQTYLEGISDNLDDIHYATADSYKEQGVNVHMESDVIGVDPQAKTITVRTAEGESTEAYDKLFLSPGAVPVQIPIPGIDAEHVYYLRGREWAAKVKERMASSKKTIVVGGGYIGIEVAEAYAKAGIETTVIDSLDAILPTYLDKEFTDILESNAAEHGMKFQGNEKVQEIKVADGKVAGVITDKGEYEADTVVMAVGVYPNTAWLKDTLEMNERGFIEVNEHMQSVTNPDIYVAGDATFIPFAPTGQKRGIALASNARRQGVIAAKNILHNNAFEMPAVSGTSALALFDYHFACTGLKDIDSDPETVGSKYYEEQIRPDFVGDDTTVHMKVHYDKESHRILGAQLMSTRDVMLSINAISVAISAGWTLEDLALADFFFQPEYDRPWNFLNVLAQQALGETFGSDKELF; encoded by the coding sequence ATGAAAATCATTGTCGTAGGTACGTCACATGCTGGCTATGAAGCAGTTCAAACAATCTTGAAAGACGCTCCTGAAACAGAAATCCACTTATACGAACGAGGCAAAACAGCATCCTTCTTATCTTGTGGTATTCAAACCTACTTGGAAGGTATCTCAGATAACTTAGATGACATTCATTATGCAACCGCTGATTCTTATAAGGAACAAGGCGTAAACGTACATATGGAAAGTGATGTTATCGGTGTAGATCCTCAAGCTAAGACCATTACGGTCAGAACAGCTGAAGGCGAAAGTACTGAGGCATACGATAAATTATTCCTAAGTCCCGGTGCAGTGCCTGTCCAAATTCCAATTCCAGGTATTGATGCCGAGCACGTATATTACCTTCGTGGCCGTGAATGGGCTGCTAAAGTTAAGGAACGTATGGCAAGCTCGAAGAAGACTATTGTTGTCGGTGGAGGTTACATCGGTATTGAAGTGGCTGAAGCTTACGCTAAAGCTGGAATCGAAACCACTGTAATCGACTCTTTAGACGCTATCTTACCAACCTACTTAGATAAAGAATTCACAGATATCTTGGAAAGCAATGCTGCCGAACACGGCATGAAATTCCAAGGTAACGAGAAAGTACAAGAAATTAAAGTAGCCGATGGTAAAGTTGCCGGGGTTATTACTGACAAAGGCGAATACGAAGCCGATACCGTCGTTATGGCAGTAGGGGTTTATCCGAATACTGCTTGGTTGAAAGACACCCTAGAAATGAATGAACGTGGCTTTATTGAAGTCAACGAACACATGCAATCTGTAACGAACCCTGATATTTATGTTGCAGGTGACGCTACCTTTATCCCATTTGCCCCAACCGGTCAAAAACGTGGCATTGCCTTAGCCTCCAACGCACGTCGTCAAGGGGTTATTGCAGCGAAGAATATACTTCATAATAACGCCTTTGAAATGCCTGCCGTTTCAGGTACATCGGCACTTGCCTTGTTCGACTATCACTTTGCTTGTACAGGCCTGAAAGATATTGATTCTGATCCAGAAACTGTTGGCAGCAAGTACTATGAAGAACAAATTCGTCCAGACTTCGTTGGTGACGATACAACGGTTCACATGAAAGTTCACTATGATAAAGAAAGCCACCGCATTCTTGGTGCTCAATTAATGTCAACCCGTGACGTTATGTTATCGATCAACGCAATTTCGGTAGCTATCTCTGCCGGCTGGACTTTAGAAGATTTAGCTCTAGCTGACTTCTTCTTCCAACCTGAATATGATCGCCCATGGAACTTCTTAAACGTTCTAGCACAACAAGCCTTAGGCGAAACTTTCGGTAGCGATAAAGAGCTATTCTAA
- a CDS encoding nucleoside hydrolase has product MTRRKVIIDTDPGIDDAIAIMALLQAEDVEVLGLTSVAGNKGLDHTTTNAARILTFMGQRAQVYPGADRNLQAIEAEEALLRDDEAGFVHGVSGLGNADLPYDTSLIAQQQAVSFILEQVRRYPGQVDIIALGPLTNLALAVREDPTAMRHVRQIHTMGGGVYRGNRSPVAEFNYWFDPHAVDLVFQELGPYLPIYMIGLDVTHQGIINMNYLTFMQLEGGELGQVIYDMMAVYIHQYWKQDHYLGGVIHDLMAVVGYLYPKIYSDVYHAHVRCVTDSELAYGQTIVDLHQAFMNKANAYVPMDADISQYKYYVMELLFGSTQAKLYQQAKS; this is encoded by the coding sequence ATGACTAGACGGAAAGTGATTATAGATACAGACCCAGGCATTGATGACGCAATTGCTATAATGGCTTTATTGCAGGCAGAAGACGTTGAAGTCTTAGGACTCACCTCGGTAGCAGGGAATAAGGGCTTGGATCATACTACGACGAACGCCGCTCGGATTCTAACCTTTATGGGGCAAAGGGCGCAGGTTTATCCAGGAGCTGACCGGAATTTACAGGCGATTGAGGCGGAAGAAGCATTACTTCGCGATGATGAAGCAGGCTTTGTGCATGGAGTGAGTGGCTTAGGTAATGCAGACTTACCTTACGATACCAGCTTAATAGCTCAACAGCAGGCAGTGTCGTTCATCCTGGAGCAAGTCCGCCGGTATCCTGGCCAAGTCGATATTATTGCGCTGGGACCTTTAACCAATCTTGCGCTCGCTGTAAGAGAAGACCCTACCGCCATGCGTCATGTGCGGCAAATCCATACGATGGGTGGGGGTGTTTATCGGGGGAATCGCTCCCCGGTGGCGGAGTTTAATTATTGGTTCGATCCTCATGCGGTTGATTTGGTTTTCCAAGAACTAGGTCCTTACTTGCCTATCTATATGATTGGCTTAGATGTAACCCATCAAGGGATTATTAATATGAATTATTTAACCTTCATGCAGCTGGAAGGCGGCGAATTGGGTCAGGTTATCTATGATATGATGGCGGTTTATATCCATCAGTACTGGAAGCAAGATCATTACCTTGGGGGTGTGATTCATGATTTGATGGCTGTAGTGGGTTACCTGTACCCAAAAATTTACTCAGATGTCTATCATGCGCACGTCCGTTGTGTCACGGATAGTGAATTAGCCTACGGACAGACGATTGTCGATTTACACCAAGCCTTTATGAATAAGGCAAATGCCTATGTTCCAATGGACGCAGACATTTCCCAATATAAGTATTATGTGATGGAACTATTATTCGGTTCAACGCAAGCGAAACTTTACCAACAGGCCAAAAGCTAA
- a CDS encoding diacylglycerol/lipid kinase family protein, with product MRKAMVIYNPSSGQNLAGEYEEVVRASLLSRHDQVDFRQTHGAGDAAKFATEAARSGYGTLVVAGGDGTVSEAVTGLADEAKRPVIGILPHGTVNNLARMLGIPLDIAEAIDVLAKDHTQAIDIGQVNDRYFISTVSMGSVPESVQEVNPETKSKWGPLAYLFKGIGAFLDSNARVYEILADGERFEGCYQMLVVGMGPSVYGLEHFYENARLDDGKMHLLALKDVSILESLSALPEIFKAEKQEHDALDMISFQTAEISVVGEGQQTVTVDGDTGTALPLRLRTVPQHIQVLVP from the coding sequence TTGAGAAAAGCGATGGTTATTTATAATCCTTCTTCAGGTCAGAATTTGGCTGGAGAATATGAAGAAGTTGTGAGGGCGTCCTTATTGAGCCGTCATGATCAAGTTGACTTCCGTCAGACCCACGGAGCTGGGGACGCGGCTAAATTCGCCACCGAAGCTGCGCGCAGTGGCTATGGGACATTGGTGGTGGCTGGGGGCGACGGGACAGTGAGTGAGGCGGTAACAGGTCTTGCTGATGAAGCCAAACGGCCAGTTATTGGCATCTTGCCTCATGGGACGGTCAATAATTTAGCGAGAATGCTCGGTATTCCTTTAGATATTGCGGAAGCTATCGATGTACTGGCTAAAGATCATACACAGGCTATTGATATTGGCCAGGTGAATGACCGTTATTTCATCAGTACGGTCTCGATGGGAAGTGTACCGGAGTCCGTTCAAGAAGTTAACCCAGAAACGAAATCGAAATGGGGACCTCTGGCGTATTTATTTAAAGGGATTGGGGCTTTTCTAGACAGTAATGCGCGCGTCTACGAAATATTAGCTGATGGCGAGCGCTTTGAAGGTTGTTATCAGATGCTTGTGGTAGGTATGGGCCCTTCAGTTTATGGCCTGGAACACTTCTATGAGAATGCACGCTTAGATGACGGCAAGATGCATCTGTTAGCTTTGAAAGATGTGTCGATCCTTGAAAGCCTTAGTGCCTTACCAGAAATATTTAAAGCAGAGAAACAAGAACATGATGCCTTGGACATGATTTCCTTTCAAACAGCTGAAATAAGTGTTGTCGGAGAAGGGCAGCAAACAGTGACGGTTGATGGGGATACGGGAACCGCCCTACCGCTACGTCTGCGAACTGTGCCTCAACATATCCAAGTACTAGTTCCTTAA
- a CDS encoding O-antigen ligase family protein, with the protein MPFTLNSEGQELLWLALSTIVIIFPNVVGIILVVLLTLMMIWQHRKNWKQIIQSSGWFGIFILYSALTSLTSRNFIGFLISLVYIIYVAFFAYYRSIIQAKTYLRLLKIIVLASVLVNFVAYWQYISYVYQNSYDIFYVFKYHNIQVRPAGTLFNANVFGVFCIFAILIALFLLLKANHRGRRLYYLFIIIINVVGMSLTGSRMIWPALLASLFVMLFINHRKAGLSILVIGLCLLGILIAFPDLYPRFASLAYAFQDRFKIWHAGLELFKLDPIFGSGPLTYRNSYYLISDLYKLHTHSIFIELLTSYGLVGCVILGLACKDYFKELWRNVTRPELRSATALILAVFVTVIAHGIVDFAIFSFQLAYIFLLIILPPTPVLEDLVHLDEQTHFIVPQDSSHTDEP; encoded by the coding sequence ATGCCTTTTACATTAAATAGTGAAGGCCAAGAATTACTTTGGCTAGCTTTATCAACAATCGTTATTATATTCCCAAATGTTGTAGGTATCATCCTGGTTGTATTGTTAACGCTCATGATGATCTGGCAACATCGCAAGAACTGGAAGCAAATTATCCAATCCAGTGGTTGGTTCGGCATCTTCATTCTCTACAGTGCCTTAACCTCCCTGACATCCCGAAATTTCATCGGCTTCTTAATATCCTTAGTTTATATTATTTATGTCGCTTTCTTTGCCTATTACCGGTCGATTATCCAGGCAAAGACCTATTTGAGGCTTTTGAAAATAATTGTCTTAGCAAGTGTCTTAGTTAATTTCGTCGCCTACTGGCAATACATAAGCTACGTTTATCAGAATAGTTACGACATCTTCTACGTCTTTAAATACCATAATATTCAAGTAAGACCTGCAGGCACGCTATTTAACGCCAATGTATTCGGTGTATTCTGTATCTTTGCGATCTTGATTGCACTGTTCCTGCTCCTTAAAGCAAACCACCGAGGCCGACGCCTTTACTACCTATTCATCATTATCATCAATGTAGTCGGCATGTCCTTAACCGGGTCACGAATGATTTGGCCTGCCCTGCTTGCAAGCTTATTCGTGATGCTCTTTATCAATCACCGCAAAGCAGGTCTGAGTATTCTGGTTATCGGTCTATGTCTACTAGGAATTCTCATCGCTTTCCCTGACTTATACCCGCGCTTTGCCTCGCTTGCCTATGCCTTCCAAGACCGTTTCAAAATATGGCATGCCGGCCTGGAATTGTTTAAATTAGATCCTATATTTGGCTCCGGCCCTTTAACCTATCGCAATTCTTACTACTTAATATCTGACTTGTATAAATTACATACCCACTCTATTTTTATTGAATTGCTGACAAGTTACGGGCTTGTCGGGTGCGTTATCTTAGGTTTGGCATGCAAAGACTATTTCAAAGAACTTTGGCGTAACGTTACCCGGCCTGAATTACGCTCAGCTACAGCTTTAATCCTTGCTGTATTTGTCACGGTCATCGCCCACGGGATTGTCGACTTTGCCATATTCTCTTTCCAATTAGCCTATATCTTCTTGCTCATTATTCTTCCACCCACACCAGTGCTTGAAGATTTGGTTCATTTGGATGAACAAACCCATTTCATTGTACCGCAAGATTCATCCCACACTGATGAGCCTTGA